From the Chitinolyticbacter meiyuanensis genome, one window contains:
- a CDS encoding RNA methyltransferase: MTQIHDDALSRIRVVLSHTSHPGNIGSTARAMKTMGLSRLYLVNPKEFPSPVATSLASSADDLLDTAIVVDNMEAALAGTTIQVALTARRRELVLPLQTPRQLAPELVNEAAHGGEVALVFGTEMSGLTIDEVRLCNRLVTIPTSQTYSSLNLAQAVQVMTYELRSTLDDDVSWLAEKPSYASHEHVELFLTHLESTLSTIGFLKPYAPKRLMPRLRRLFQRTRLEQEEVDILRGVLRATLEYGERDRSTGEDG; this comes from the coding sequence ATGACCCAGATTCACGACGACGCCCTCTCCCGCATTCGCGTGGTGCTGTCGCACACCTCGCACCCGGGCAACATCGGCTCGACCGCACGCGCCATGAAGACCATGGGCCTGAGCCGGCTCTATCTCGTCAATCCCAAGGAATTCCCATCACCGGTGGCGACCTCGCTCGCCTCCAGTGCCGACGACCTGCTCGATACCGCCATCGTCGTCGACAACATGGAAGCGGCGCTCGCCGGTACCACCATCCAGGTGGCGTTGACCGCTCGCCGGCGTGAGCTGGTACTGCCGCTACAAACGCCACGCCAACTGGCGCCCGAACTCGTCAACGAGGCCGCGCATGGCGGCGAGGTGGCACTGGTGTTCGGTACCGAGATGAGCGGGCTCACCATCGACGAGGTGCGGCTGTGCAACCGCCTCGTCACCATTCCCACCAGTCAGACCTACTCCAGCCTCAACCTCGCCCAGGCCGTCCAAGTGATGACCTACGAGCTGCGCAGCACGCTGGACGACGACGTGAGCTGGCTGGCCGAAAAGCCAAGCTATGCCTCGCACGAACATGTGGAACTGTTCCTGACGCATCTGGAATCGACGCTGTCGACCATCGGCTTTCTCAAACCCTATGCACCGAAGCGACTGATGCCGCGACTGCGCCGACTGTTTCAGCGCACCCGTCTGGAACAGGAAGAGGTGGACATCCTGCGCGGCGTACTGCGGGCAACGCTGGAATACGGTGAGCGGGATCGGTCGACCGGTGAAGACGGCTAG
- a CDS encoding substrate-binding periplasmic protein produces MIRLLALITGLTLLLANTATAQCSRPLRVAMEDWPPYVYRDSRGAPTGLDIELLNAIVKAAGCTLQVLDDVPRSRRHLMHQRGELDLLLAASVTDERKRYSRFTLPYRPEAVGIFARADEAARYDKLKGFDDILAQRIGLLTPNNGWYGDDYARHLSDLKASGQLQHFETFTQGMRMLKAKRAELMMGDVGAMVYEARFNVKLAIQQLPLVPNEAPVHLMLSRASTTEADLAALDAAITKLETNGTLGKLRQKYGLR; encoded by the coding sequence ATGATCCGTCTCCTCGCCTTGATCACCGGCCTGACGCTGCTGCTCGCCAATACCGCTACTGCCCAATGCAGCCGCCCGCTGCGGGTGGCCATGGAGGACTGGCCGCCCTATGTCTACCGCGACAGCCGCGGCGCCCCCACCGGGCTCGACATCGAGCTGTTGAACGCCATCGTCAAGGCCGCGGGATGCACATTGCAGGTGCTGGACGATGTGCCGCGCAGCCGGCGCCACCTGATGCACCAGCGCGGCGAACTCGATCTGCTGCTCGCCGCATCGGTAACCGACGAGCGCAAGCGCTACAGCCGTTTCACGCTGCCTTATCGCCCGGAGGCGGTCGGGATATTCGCTCGTGCCGACGAAGCCGCGCGCTACGACAAACTCAAGGGCTTCGACGACATCCTGGCGCAACGCATCGGCCTGCTCACTCCCAACAATGGCTGGTACGGCGACGACTACGCCCGGCATCTCTCCGACCTGAAAGCCAGTGGGCAGCTGCAGCATTTCGAAACCTTCACCCAGGGCATGCGCATGCTCAAGGCCAAGCGCGCCGAACTGATGATGGGCGACGTCGGCGCCATGGTCTACGAGGCACGCTTCAACGTGAAACTCGCGATCCAGCAGTTGCCTCTGGTGCCCAACGAGGCACCGGTGCATCTGATGTTGAGCCGCGCCAGCACCACCGAAGCGGATCTGGCCGCGCTCGATGCCGCCATCACCAAGTTGGAAACGAATGGCACGCTGGGCAAGCTGCGGCAGAAGTACGGCTTGCGATAA